From a single Salvelinus namaycush isolate Seneca chromosome 14, SaNama_1.0, whole genome shotgun sequence genomic region:
- the LOC120059143 gene encoding SAP domain-containing ribonucleoprotein-like, whose protein sequence is MAEVVELQKLKLAELKHECETRGLDVKGNKVELITRLQAYLEEHEDDMGLNEDDVLGEEPEDLTKEDAITEDNDKKPIVSEETAEKKVVKITPPASVDERVQKRAERFNVPASADGKKAIRAARFGLPAAAPPTSTPGVTVNKSTAVSVEQLKKRAERFGGNVSSVSKKVEEDEKLKKRKERFGILAAVTPDVEAKKRKRSERFGNVTV, encoded by the exons ATGGCTGAAGTTGTGGAACTCCAGAAACTAAAG CTTGCTGAACTGAAGCATGAGTGTGAAACCAGGGGTCTAGATGTGAAGGGCAACAAAGTGGAACTGATCACACGACTACAGGCTTATCTGGAGGAACATG AGGATGACATGGGCCTAAATGAAGATGATGTTCTGGGAGAAGAGCCAGAG GACCTCACGAAAGAGGATGCCATCACTGAGGATAATGACAAGAAACCCATAGTGTCTGAGGA GACGGCTGAAAAGAAAGTGGTAAAAATCACACCCCCAGCGTCTGTGGATGAG AGGGTACAGAAAAGAGCAGAACGCTTCAATGTCCCTGCGTCAGCTGATGGCAAGAAGGCCATACGTGCTGCCCG GTTTGGTTTGCCCGCTGCTGCACCTCCAACTTCCACCCCAG GTGTTACTGTGAATAAATCCACT GCGGTCAGCGTTGAACAGCTAAAAAAGCGAGCAGAGCGATTTGGCGGGAACGTTTCTTCAGTTTCCAAGAAG GTTGAGGAAGATGAAAAGCTGAAGAAGCGGAAAGAAAGATTTGGGATCCTCGCTGCGGTTACACCTGACGTTGAG GCAAAGAAACGGAAGCGTTCTGAACGATTTGGAAATGTGACTGTGTAA